Proteins found in one Gardnerella vaginalis ATCC 14018 = JCM 11026 genomic segment:
- a CDS encoding glycosyltransferase family 2 protein: MNPAISVVVPAYNKEPYIKQCMDSLVNQTFKNIEIIVVDDASTDNTLQILRDYEHKDSRVKIIVKDHNCGRHVARKTGVQSTSGDYVLFVDADDEIDLKACEVLYSYVTNNPADILHFGVSIHPEGKSDEDFAYSYDQMYAQNNGDQTGDNIIKSTFSSDFPHWTPWNVITALFKGDLVRDAFKKTVSTRLSKAEDAYEYFAIAAFAQTLKDLTAFRALKYHIGRGISGRSKISVEKFTVEQRSVKDVVSAVYDFANDFAKEPSMKSRKQTIEEASRWFDNRGLKIVKDEFLTRLKVEDFQEAINAVIEAWGLERACLIVLEELVDLMNQVVEGDCIIKHGSVCDVLLNVYRNIKPDSFKDPQNTTYDKQVDLMSLHIMQVHQQKYEEEQKRLQIEAQKRYDAMPVYKRFAKKIKNMVKNLTKSKNDK; this comes from the coding sequence ATGAATCCTGCAATTTCCGTGGTGGTTCCTGCATACAACAAGGAGCCGTATATTAAGCAGTGCATGGATTCACTTGTTAATCAAACTTTTAAAAACATTGAGATTATTGTTGTTGACGATGCTAGTACGGATAATACTTTGCAAATTTTGCGCGATTATGAGCATAAAGATTCTAGAGTAAAAATTATTGTTAAAGATCATAATTGCGGTAGGCATGTTGCGCGTAAAACTGGTGTTCAGTCGACTAGCGGTGATTACGTTCTTTTTGTTGACGCAGATGATGAGATTGATCTTAAAGCTTGCGAAGTTCTCTACTCATACGTTACTAATAATCCTGCAGATATATTGCATTTTGGTGTTTCTATTCACCCAGAAGGCAAATCAGATGAAGATTTTGCATACAGCTACGATCAAATGTATGCGCAAAATAATGGTGATCAAACTGGCGATAATATTATTAAATCAACGTTTTCTAGTGATTTTCCGCATTGGACACCTTGGAATGTTATAACAGCGCTTTTTAAAGGTGACTTAGTTCGAGATGCGTTTAAAAAAACAGTTTCAACACGACTTTCTAAAGCAGAAGATGCTTACGAATATTTCGCTATTGCAGCCTTTGCTCAAACTTTAAAAGACTTAACAGCGTTTCGCGCGCTTAAATACCATATTGGCAGAGGAATTTCTGGAAGATCTAAGATAAGCGTTGAAAAATTTACTGTAGAACAACGAAGTGTTAAAGATGTTGTAAGCGCTGTTTACGATTTTGCTAATGATTTTGCTAAAGAGCCTTCGATGAAAAGTCGCAAGCAAACCATTGAAGAAGCCTCACGCTGGTTTGATAATCGTGGATTAAAAATAGTAAAAGATGAGTTCTTGACAAGACTAAAAGTCGAGGATTTTCAAGAAGCCATAAACGCTGTTATTGAAGCATGGGGATTAGAGCGCGCGTGCTTGATTGTGCTCGAAGAGCTTGTAGACCTTATGAATCAAGTTGTAGAAGGCGATTGCATAATAAAACACGGTTCAGTGTGTGATGTTCTTCTTAACGTTTATAGAAATATTAAACCAGATAGTTTTAAAGATCCGCAAAACACAACTTACGATAAGCAAGTAGACTTAATGTCTTTGCATATTATGCAGGTTCATCAGCAAAAATATGAAGAAGAACAGAAACGTTTGCAAATTGAAGCGCAAAAACGTTACGATGCAATGCCAGTGTATAAGCGTTTTGCAAAAAAGATAAAAAATATGGTTAAAAACTTAACTAAATCAAAGAATGATAAATAA
- a CDS encoding rhamnan synthesis F family protein, with protein sequence MILENPKRLGIFFFYDAQGHADHYVSTLLDGFKPFFNELAIVVNGKIDESSKAMLKGYANKFILRENKGFDVWAYKTAMDSYGWAELEKFDEVVLFNATIMGPVYPFSEMFNAMNAKDLDFWGITKFHKVNGDPFGYSPYGYLPEHIQSHFHAYRKSFVQSKDFQDYWNNLPPINSYFESVGLHESVFTKRFADKGYKWSVYVDTSDLEGYSYGPITYAARQIVEYKRCPIFKRRSFFHDYSDVSTQSVGNQALDLYEYLKDHTDYNTDLIWENALRSMNMADLMKNLHLRYILPQNHVVENSSTATSESTAKPKVALCMHLYYMDLLDKSLHYIQSMPQGCDVILTVGSKENQQIVKQRVEHLPYDVDVRLIENRGRDVSAFLVGGGADLMKYDYVCFAHDKKVTQLSPRSIGDGFAYKCFENILASKEYVQNVINLFETHPRLGMAMPTPPNHADYFPGFTYTWGPNFEGTKKFLEKTLGISVPLDENKDAIAPLGTMFWFRTKAMRGLLDRKWTYEDFPAEPLKIDGTLLHFIERAYGYVPQYNGYYDAYIFSDHFARIEMTNLEFDVRELSKSVSTPWIKRNLEETCREVMRGKRFRYAALRVLKSIAKRVFYKTLYIGQRIVHIGRKGKEDE encoded by the coding sequence ATGATTTTGGAAAATCCAAAGCGCTTGGGCATTTTCTTCTTCTACGATGCGCAAGGTCACGCAGACCATTATGTGTCTACGCTGCTTGACGGATTCAAACCATTCTTTAACGAGCTTGCGATTGTAGTTAATGGCAAAATCGACGAGTCAAGCAAAGCGATGCTTAAAGGTTACGCGAACAAGTTTATTTTGCGCGAAAACAAGGGTTTTGACGTGTGGGCGTACAAAACTGCAATGGACTCTTACGGTTGGGCAGAGTTGGAAAAGTTTGACGAAGTAGTGCTATTTAACGCTACGATTATGGGTCCAGTTTATCCGTTTAGCGAAATGTTTAACGCTATGAACGCAAAAGACCTTGATTTTTGGGGCATAACAAAGTTCCATAAAGTTAATGGAGATCCGTTTGGATACAGTCCGTACGGATATTTGCCAGAGCATATTCAATCGCATTTTCACGCATACAGGAAAAGCTTTGTTCAATCCAAAGATTTTCAGGATTATTGGAACAATCTTCCACCAATCAACAGCTACTTTGAGTCTGTTGGATTGCATGAATCAGTATTTACAAAGCGATTTGCAGATAAGGGATACAAGTGGTCTGTATACGTTGATACGAGTGATTTAGAAGGCTATTCTTATGGCCCAATAACGTATGCTGCAAGGCAGATTGTGGAATACAAGCGATGCCCGATTTTTAAGCGCAGGTCTTTCTTCCACGATTACTCCGACGTTTCTACGCAATCTGTTGGAAACCAAGCATTAGACTTATACGAGTATTTGAAAGACCACACAGATTACAACACGGATTTGATTTGGGAAAATGCTTTGCGAAGCATGAATATGGCAGATTTGATGAAGAATCTTCATTTGCGATACATTTTGCCGCAAAATCATGTTGTAGAAAACTCGTCAACAGCTACATCAGAATCTACGGCTAAGCCAAAAGTCGCGTTGTGTATGCACTTGTATTACATGGATTTGCTAGATAAAAGTTTGCACTATATTCAGTCTATGCCGCAAGGATGTGACGTTATTTTAACTGTAGGATCGAAAGAAAACCAGCAAATTGTGAAACAGCGTGTGGAACATCTTCCATATGACGTAGACGTGCGGTTAATTGAAAATCGCGGTAGAGACGTGAGCGCATTCTTAGTGGGCGGCGGCGCAGATCTTATGAAGTACGATTACGTATGCTTTGCTCACGATAAAAAAGTCACGCAATTATCGCCTCGAAGCATAGGCGACGGATTTGCTTACAAGTGTTTTGAAAATATTCTTGCAAGTAAAGAGTATGTGCAAAACGTTATAAATCTGTTTGAAACGCATCCGCGACTTGGAATGGCAATGCCAACGCCGCCAAATCATGCAGACTACTTCCCAGGATTTACATACACTTGGGGTCCAAACTTTGAAGGCACAAAGAAATTCCTAGAAAAAACGTTAGGAATTAGCGTTCCGCTAGACGAAAACAAAGACGCTATAGCTCCGCTTGGCACAATGTTTTGGTTCCGTACAAAAGCTATGCGTGGGCTATTGGATAGAAAGTGGACTTACGAAGATTTTCCAGCAGAACCGCTAAAAATAGACGGAACGTTGTTGCACTTTATAGAGCGAGCATACGGGTATGTGCCGCAATACAACGGATATTATGACGCATACATATTCTCGGATCACTTTGCGCGAATAGAAATGACTAACCTAGAATTCGATGTTCGAGAACTATCAAAATCTGTTAGCACGCCATGGATTAAACGCAATTTGGAAGAAACTTGTAGAGAAGTAATGCGCGGAAAACGATTCCGTTACGCTGCTTTAAGAGTATTAAAGAGTATTGCAAAGCGAGTTTTCTATAAAACACTGTACATAGGTCAAAGAATTGTGCACATTGGTCGTAAAGGTAAAGAAGATGAGTGA
- a CDS encoding acyltransferase family protein yields MSDISVNTAAANLTRAKKPRLFYLDWIRAIAAILIVVTHFNNPYLEPMRFFVNRPFGIYIGGLGVSLFLIISGAALMYNYGDRESLDLRTFYTKRAKTLYPMFWVAFIVANILLFIRNNGYIFVPRHKITAIFSLFGMDGYASAFGVGTFYVLGEWFLGFIILFYIVFPLLRVGVNKMPITTVCVVLALYAATVVFFTFYQIPRVPSDILLTTRLPELVFGMIFVKFIKKVPCWLAAVSFVILALQQLTHVLQGNIAVTIVGILAFLLLSYIGELVKSFKPLSACTKFISAYSYPIFLVHHVLIMQVFTVIYPVWLNRWQAYGLLIAEFAVILVLSVILKRFTNLIVGFVSKCWVKIGSKNRSLD; encoded by the coding sequence ATGAGTGATATAAGCGTAAATACAGCTGCAGCAAATCTTACGCGCGCAAAAAAACCGCGACTTTTCTACTTGGATTGGATTCGCGCAATAGCTGCGATTTTGATTGTTGTAACTCATTTTAACAATCCATATTTGGAGCCAATGCGGTTCTTCGTAAATAGACCGTTTGGAATCTACATTGGTGGATTAGGAGTATCGCTATTTTTGATTATTTCTGGCGCTGCTCTTATGTACAACTATGGCGATAGAGAAAGCCTGGATTTGCGCACATTCTACACAAAGCGCGCAAAAACACTATACCCAATGTTTTGGGTAGCATTCATAGTGGCGAATATTTTATTGTTTATTCGCAATAATGGATATATTTTTGTACCAAGGCATAAAATAACAGCAATTTTTTCGCTTTTTGGAATGGATGGTTATGCTTCTGCATTCGGCGTAGGTACTTTTTATGTTCTAGGCGAATGGTTCTTAGGGTTCATAATACTGTTTTACATAGTGTTTCCACTTTTAAGAGTTGGCGTAAATAAAATGCCAATAACAACTGTGTGCGTTGTGTTGGCTCTATACGCTGCAACAGTTGTGTTCTTTACTTTTTACCAGATTCCGCGAGTACCGTCTGATATTCTTTTAACAACAAGATTGCCAGAATTAGTATTTGGCATGATTTTTGTAAAGTTTATTAAAAAAGTGCCTTGTTGGCTTGCTGCAGTATCTTTTGTGATTCTTGCATTGCAACAATTAACGCATGTTTTACAAGGAAATATTGCCGTTACGATTGTAGGAATATTAGCATTTTTGCTGCTTTCTTATATTGGTGAACTTGTTAAAAGTTTTAAGCCATTAAGCGCGTGTACAAAATTTATATCCGCATATTCGTACCCGATTTTTTTGGTACACCATGTGTTGATAATGCAAGTGTTTACAGTAATATATCCAGTGTGGCTTAATCGCTGGCAAGCATACGGATTGCTAATCGCAGAGTTTGCGGTGATTCTTGTGCTTTCTGTAATACTCAAGCGTTTTACAAACTTGATTGTTGGTTTTGTGAGTAAATGTTGGGTGAAAATCGGCAGCAAGAATCGCAGTTTGGACTAA
- a CDS encoding glycosyltransferase, producing MRICSGIITYNPTLTDVSTCLEALCNQVERVIIVDNASKNVKSLQEVVSKYANVTLVKNSQNIGFAKALTQVFEWAKSQGFNWVLTLNDDSVVPSNMISEYKKILENQGSLVNQKNSKNSKIAIVCSLLKNRLDGTILHSKCHEDECITSGSLTSVEAWQKIGGFDEWLEIDGVDFDFSRRLARAGWQIVECQNVIMEHQIGKARSINLIIKHPIVWNHNANRKYYIARNMQVVDYKMGTYSYAKSLRAVVRDMIFVALWEKNKFAKIRAMIRGFKDGQQKIRQMRKAEQNAV from the coding sequence ATGCGTATTTGTTCTGGAATAATCACCTATAATCCAACTTTAACAGACGTAAGCACGTGTTTAGAAGCGCTATGCAATCAAGTAGAGCGTGTAATAATCGTAGACAATGCGTCTAAAAATGTTAAAAGTTTGCAAGAAGTTGTAAGCAAATACGCAAACGTGACTTTAGTTAAAAACAGTCAAAATATTGGTTTTGCAAAAGCATTAACGCAAGTGTTTGAATGGGCAAAATCGCAAGGTTTCAACTGGGTTCTAACGCTTAACGACGATTCTGTTGTGCCAAGCAACATGATTAGCGAATACAAGAAAATCCTGGAAAATCAGGGAAGTCTTGTAAATCAAAAAAATTCAAAAAATTCCAAAATCGCAATTGTATGCTCTTTGCTAAAAAACCGTTTAGACGGCACGATTTTACACAGCAAATGCCACGAAGACGAATGCATAACGTCTGGAAGCTTAACAAGCGTAGAAGCGTGGCAGAAAATCGGCGGATTTGACGAATGGCTAGAAATCGACGGAGTAGACTTCGACTTTTCAAGGCGACTTGCGCGTGCTGGCTGGCAAATCGTAGAGTGCCAAAACGTTATAATGGAACACCAAATCGGCAAAGCGCGCTCAATAAACTTGATTATAAAACACCCAATCGTGTGGAATCACAATGCAAATCGCAAGTACTATATAGCGCGAAATATGCAAGTAGTGGATTACAAAATGGGAACATACTCGTATGCTAAGTCGTTGCGTGCAGTTGTGCGAGATATGATTTTCGTTGCGCTGTGGGAAAAGAATAAATTTGCGAAAATTCGCGCGATGATACGCGGATTTAAGGATGGGCAGCAAAAGATTCGTCAAATGCGCAAAGCAGAACAGAACGCGGTTTGA
- a CDS encoding glycosyltransferase family 2 protein, protein MENYAKNENPLVSIIVPVYNSAKYLSGCVDSILAQTYKNIELILVDDGSKDDSGKICDSYASKDSRVKVIHQQNGGISRAQNAGLDAVSGEFIAFADNDDILDCKNIEILLNAILQSGASMSKAKWRQFGLSSLEQIKKEAGLGARGLGAEKSQVTARLENATQIKIVKNPLKAYQTVFCKIFRIIGNKLGKNSEARYFNEANWCRLYKREIWQGVRFPEGKFAQDTAMASVLYSRMNCVAHVDEVLYYWLQREDSVTHKMRDAGFYHDHIDAVRANWDLCLKHNVVPARSYYTMVGNLRYERCALKSGENTLNGGKSSDAEIQKIYEKNYVKDVEFAKSAVKKLTILQRAQCFTMACVRNLEKIIYDYKIKNMK, encoded by the coding sequence ATGGAAAATTACGCTAAAAACGAAAATCCGCTAGTTTCTATAATCGTGCCAGTCTACAATTCTGCAAAATATTTGAGCGGATGCGTGGACTCGATTCTTGCGCAAACGTACAAAAACATAGAGCTGATTTTGGTAGACGATGGATCAAAAGACGACTCGGGTAAAATTTGCGATTCGTATGCATCAAAAGATTCGCGAGTTAAAGTAATACACCAACAAAACGGCGGAATATCGCGTGCGCAGAACGCAGGGCTTGATGCAGTGAGTGGGGAATTTATAGCGTTTGCAGACAATGACGATATTCTAGATTGCAAAAATATTGAGATTTTACTAAACGCTATTTTGCAAAGCGGAGCTAGTATGAGCAAAGCAAAATGGCGTCAATTTGGGCTAAGTAGCTTAGAGCAGATTAAAAAAGAAGCTGGTTTGGGTGCGCGCGGATTGGGTGCGGAAAAGTCGCAAGTAACCGCGCGTTTAGAGAACGCGACTCAAATAAAAATCGTAAAAAATCCTCTAAAAGCGTATCAAACTGTATTTTGCAAAATATTTAGAATAATCGGAAATAAGCTGGGCAAAAACAGCGAAGCGCGCTACTTTAACGAAGCGAATTGGTGCAGGCTTTACAAGCGAGAAATCTGGCAGGGAGTGCGATTCCCCGAAGGAAAGTTTGCGCAAGACACGGCGATGGCAAGCGTGCTGTACTCGCGCATGAATTGCGTGGCACATGTGGATGAAGTGCTGTATTACTGGCTGCAACGCGAGGATTCCGTAACGCATAAAATGCGAGACGCGGGCTTTTATCACGATCATATAGATGCAGTTCGAGCAAATTGGGATTTGTGCTTAAAGCACAATGTTGTGCCAGCAAGAAGCTACTACACAATGGTTGGAAACTTAAGGTATGAGCGATGCGCGCTGAAAAGCGGAGAAAATACGCTTAATGGCGGAAAAAGTAGCGACGCAGAAATCCAAAAAATATACGAAAAAAATTATGTTAAAGACGTAGAATTTGCTAAATCAGCTGTTAAAAAGCTTACGATTTTGCAGCGCGCGCAATGTTTTACTATGGCGTGTGTGAGAAATCTTGAAAAAATAATCTACGATTACAAAATCAAAAATATGAAGTAA
- the glf gene encoding UDP-galactopyranose mutase, with translation MSEYPDLVVVGAGLFGLTVAQQAAERAGASVEIIDVRSHIGGNAYSYFDERTGIEIHKYGAHLFHTSNKHVWDYVNRFTTFTNYVHRVYATHDGEVYSLPINLGTINQFFHAHYTPEEAKALIASQAGEFAGKDPQNLNDKGISLIGRPLYEAFIKNYTAKQWQTDPSKLPAGIIKRLPVRFNYNNRYFKDTWEGLPTDGYTAWMQRMIDDPRIHISLGVDFFDESQPFNKHALAEAGVPVVYTGPVDRYFDYALGELKWRTVDFKEVRYQESDHFGCPVMNYSDADVPFTRAIEFKNFNPEREEVEGVASGEAGDCATFMPGKSVKAGETVVWQEYSRAATREDEPYYPVNTEEDKALYARYAELAEAQPNTVFGGRLGTYSYYDMHNVIDMALRAYESQVAPLIAH, from the coding sequence ATGAGCGAATACCCAGATTTAGTAGTTGTTGGAGCAGGATTGTTTGGCTTAACTGTAGCTCAGCAGGCTGCAGAACGCGCTGGCGCAAGCGTTGAAATTATTGACGTGCGTAGTCACATTGGCGGAAATGCTTACTCGTATTTTGACGAGCGAACGGGAATTGAAATTCACAAGTATGGCGCACATCTTTTTCACACAAGCAACAAGCACGTGTGGGATTACGTGAACCGCTTTACAACGTTTACTAACTACGTGCATCGCGTTTACGCAACTCACGACGGCGAAGTGTATTCGTTGCCAATCAACTTAGGTACAATTAACCAATTCTTCCACGCGCATTATACGCCAGAAGAAGCTAAGGCTTTGATTGCAAGCCAAGCGGGGGAGTTTGCTGGCAAAGATCCGCAGAATTTGAACGATAAAGGCATTAGTTTAATCGGGCGCCCGCTTTATGAAGCGTTTATTAAGAATTACACGGCAAAGCAGTGGCAAACGGATCCTTCTAAGCTGCCTGCTGGAATTATCAAGCGCTTGCCTGTGCGATTTAACTACAATAATCGCTACTTTAAAGACACTTGGGAAGGATTGCCAACGGACGGCTACACAGCTTGGATGCAGCGCATGATTGACGATCCGCGTATTCACATTTCGCTTGGCGTGGACTTTTTCGACGAATCGCAGCCGTTTAATAAGCACGCGTTGGCGGAGGCTGGAGTGCCGGTTGTTTATACCGGTCCGGTTGATAGGTATTTTGACTATGCGCTCGGCGAGTTGAAGTGGCGCACTGTGGACTTTAAGGAAGTGCGTTACCAGGAGAGCGACCACTTTGGCTGCCCAGTTATGAACTATTCGGATGCAGATGTTCCGTTTACGCGCGCAATTGAGTTTAAGAACTTTAATCCAGAGCGCGAGGAGGTTGAGGGCGTTGCTAGTGGTGAAGCTGGCGATTGCGCAACTTTCATGCCAGGCAAAAGCGTTAAAGCTGGGGAGACTGTGGTTTGGCAGGAGTATTCTCGCGCTGCAACTCGCGAAGATGAGCCTTACTATCCAGTGAATACGGAGGAAGATAAAGCATTATATGCGCGCTATGCAGAGCTTGCTGAGGCGCAGCCTAACACTGTTTTCGGTGGACGTTTGGGCACTTACAGCTATTACGATATGCACAACGTGATTGATATGGCTTTGCGCGCTTACGAATCGCAAGTAGCGCCACTTATTGCTCACTAA
- the serS gene encoding serine--tRNA ligase yields MLDIQFIREHADVVKESQRKRGESVELVDEVLRADDLRRNSLKAFEAARAEQKAIGKKVAAAQDSEKATLIAQTKELAQKVAEYKAESEQATADYTTAMWKLSNIVEDEAPEGGEDDYVVVKKVGTPRDFAAEGFEPKDHLTLGTGVAGIDMRRGVKVAGSRFYFLRGAVARLQIAMLTMAVDQAEEHGFTLAITPTLVRPEVMRGTGFLNSHADEIYRLREPDDQYLVGTSEVALAGMHEDEILDLSNGALRYCGWSSCYRREAGAAGKDTSGIIRVHQFDKVEMFVYCKQEDSRAEHQKLLGMEQEMLAKVEVPYRIIDTAAGDLGSSAARKFDCEAWVPTQGRYRELTSTSNCTEYQARRLNVRERMEDGGTRPVSTLNGTLATTRWLVAILENHQHEDGSIDIPKAMQAYMGGKEVIEPTKWEA; encoded by the coding sequence ATGCTTGATATCCAATTTATTCGTGAACATGCCGACGTAGTTAAGGAATCGCAGCGCAAGCGTGGCGAGTCCGTTGAGCTCGTCGATGAGGTGCTTCGTGCAGACGACTTGCGCCGCAACAGTTTAAAGGCTTTTGAAGCAGCCAGAGCAGAGCAGAAAGCAATAGGAAAAAAGGTTGCAGCTGCTCAAGATAGCGAGAAAGCCACACTTATTGCTCAGACTAAAGAACTTGCTCAAAAGGTTGCAGAATACAAGGCTGAATCTGAGCAGGCTACTGCCGACTACACTACAGCAATGTGGAAGCTTTCTAACATCGTTGAAGATGAAGCGCCAGAAGGCGGAGAAGACGACTATGTTGTAGTTAAGAAAGTTGGAACACCTCGCGACTTTGCTGCAGAAGGCTTTGAGCCAAAGGATCATTTGACTCTTGGAACTGGCGTTGCTGGAATTGATATGCGCAGAGGCGTAAAGGTTGCAGGCTCTCGCTTCTACTTCTTGCGCGGTGCTGTGGCTAGATTGCAAATCGCAATGCTTACTATGGCTGTAGATCAAGCCGAAGAGCACGGTTTTACGCTTGCGATTACTCCAACGCTTGTGCGTCCAGAAGTAATGCGCGGAACTGGCTTCTTGAATTCTCACGCGGACGAGATTTATCGCCTTCGTGAGCCAGATGATCAGTATTTGGTTGGCACATCCGAGGTTGCGCTCGCTGGTATGCACGAGGATGAGATTCTTGACCTAAGCAATGGTGCTTTGCGTTATTGCGGTTGGTCGAGCTGCTACCGTCGTGAAGCTGGTGCTGCTGGAAAGGATACTTCTGGTATCATTCGCGTGCATCAGTTCGATAAGGTAGAAATGTTCGTTTATTGCAAGCAGGAAGATTCTCGCGCTGAGCATCAGAAGTTACTTGGTATGGAGCAGGAAATGCTTGCTAAGGTGGAAGTGCCTTACCGCATTATTGATACTGCTGCTGGTGACCTTGGTTCTTCTGCCGCTCGTAAGTTTGATTGCGAAGCTTGGGTTCCAACTCAGGGTCGTTACCGTGAGCTTACTTCTACTTCTAACTGCACTGAGTATCAGGCTCGCCGCTTGAATGTTCGCGAACGCATGGAAGATGGCGGAACTCGCCCAGTTAGCACGCTTAATGGCACTTTGGCTACTACTCGCTGGCTTGTGGCTATTTTGGAAAATCATCAGCATGAAGATGGTTCGATTGATATTCCAAAGGCTATGCAGGCTTATATGGGTGGCAAAGAAGTTATTGAGCCTACTAAGTGGGAAGCGTGA
- the trxA gene encoding thioredoxin has product MAVIHATQDNFEKIAGTNEIVVVDFWATWCGPCRAFGPIFEQVSEKFDDVPFVKVDIDQSPDLASAAAIKAVPTVMVIKRGDVIYRQAGALLPADLEDLVNQAKAYDPSKDDEGNSVSESSESENDGE; this is encoded by the coding sequence ATGGCGGTTATTCATGCTACGCAAGATAATTTTGAGAAAATTGCTGGTACTAATGAAATAGTTGTTGTTGATTTTTGGGCAACTTGGTGCGGACCATGCCGAGCTTTTGGTCCTATTTTTGAACAAGTTAGCGAAAAGTTTGACGATGTTCCATTCGTTAAGGTAGACATAGACCAGTCTCCTGATTTGGCAAGTGCTGCGGCGATTAAAGCGGTTCCAACGGTTATGGTTATCAAACGTGGAGATGTTATTTATCGTCAGGCTGGTGCTTTGTTGCCAGCCGATTTAGAAGATTTAGTCAATCAAGCTAAGGCTTACGATCCTAGTAAAGATGATGAAGGTAATTCTGTAAGCGAATCAAGTGAATCTGAAAATGATGGGGAATAG
- a CDS encoding aggregation-promoting factor C-terminal-like domain-containing protein, with protein MTSHRRKTVTLTSLSVRQWARIVAIFVGFVSVVTLGIASRNFYSASKNHSAKPYITAYSATDSSNQVSRGMYRNSLKSVKKGATSYITVNINGSHRTVLGTDFTNVKSVLEAGDITLGPNDVVEPALDSKVTESTVINIKRAGAKLETSDEPIAFNTVKKETAALPKGTEKVKDQGAPGVMETSKIVTRAGDKVVSSNVFVSFVKQAPKDKVILVGTGGASVDSDFASSIGTTVPAGEMQEWAHSWLLSNGYSEADFTATVFIISHESGWRVNAMNPSGAYGLPQALPGRKMSSMGADWATNYQTQLRWFWNYCNGRYGSIQGAYRHWLSHRSY; from the coding sequence ATGACAAGTCACCGAAGGAAAACTGTTACACTTACCTCATTGAGTGTTCGTCAGTGGGCAAGAATTGTAGCGATTTTTGTTGGTTTTGTGTCTGTAGTAACTCTTGGTATTGCGTCTAGGAACTTTTATTCGGCATCAAAGAATCATTCTGCGAAGCCTTACATAACTGCTTATTCTGCTACAGATTCCTCTAATCAGGTTTCGCGTGGTATGTATCGTAATTCGCTTAAAAGTGTTAAAAAAGGCGCTACTTCTTACATAACTGTGAATATCAATGGGAGTCATCGTACTGTTCTTGGCACGGATTTTACAAACGTTAAGTCTGTTCTAGAAGCTGGAGATATTACTCTTGGGCCTAATGATGTTGTAGAGCCTGCACTTGATTCCAAGGTAACTGAATCGACAGTTATCAACATTAAGCGTGCAGGCGCAAAGCTTGAAACTTCTGATGAACCGATTGCTTTTAACACGGTTAAGAAGGAAACTGCAGCTCTTCCAAAGGGCACGGAAAAGGTTAAGGATCAGGGTGCTCCTGGCGTGATGGAAACAAGTAAGATTGTTACTCGCGCAGGTGATAAAGTTGTTTCGTCTAACGTTTTTGTATCGTTTGTTAAGCAGGCTCCAAAAGATAAGGTCATTCTTGTTGGCACAGGTGGAGCTAGCGTAGATTCAGATTTTGCATCTTCTATTGGTACTACAGTTCCTGCTGGTGAAATGCAGGAGTGGGCGCATTCTTGGCTTCTTTCTAACGGTTACAGTGAAGCTGATTTTACTGCTACAGTGTTTATTATTTCACATGAATCAGGTTGGCGCGTAAATGCTATGAATCCTTCTGGAGCATACGGTTTGCCTCAGGCTCTGCCTGGAAGAAAGATGTCTTCTATGGGTGCTGACTGGGCGACTAATTATCAGACTCAGCTTCGTTGGTTCTGGAATTATTGCAATGGTCGTTACGGTTCCATTCAGGGTGCCTACAGGCATTGGTTGTCTCATAGAAGCTACTGA